The DNA segment GCCATCATCGTTATGGTGATCTTCACAACGTTTCTGGCCCCGCCCCTGCTGCGGGTTGTGTTTAAAGAAGACGAGGGGGCGATCGCTCAATCTCTCAGTGAACCCGTCGTCGAAGAGGTGGAGTCTGCTCCGTAGGTCTTTTGGGGGGAGATTAACCGACTAATAACGTTGCTATACTGGGGATGCTTTTGCTGGTGTAGCTCAGTTGGTAGAGCAGCTGATTTGTAATCAGCCGGTCGCAAGTTCGAGTCTTGTCACCAGCTTCCAGGTAACACGGGTGAACCCCAGATAGCAGAATGACTAGGGCCATGGGATCGGCAAAGGTGGGCAAGGTCTCGCCCCCCGTCGAGGTCTTCGACTCCATCGCTCGATGGTCTAGACGCCCCCTAAAGATTCTTTTTATGGGGATTTGAAGGGCCGTCAGGAAATAGCCAGGCCAAGAACCCCACGCTGCTCAAGAGTAGCAGAGCCAGCACCAATGCCCCTGCCGGAACCGATAGCGCAACCATAGCAGACACCTCAGTGAGTTGTTCAACCTCACTGTATGGAGTAGGGATGGCTAAGCTGTGGCCAGGCTGTGTCAATCTGCCACAGTTTGCGCTCACGCCTGGGGCAGCGAGAAGCGAAAGGTGCTGCCCTGGCCCAGGCTGCTCTCGACTTCGATGTGGCCGCCGTGTAGCTCGACTAGGCGTTTGGTGATGGCCAGGCCGATGCCGGTGCCGCCCATGGTGGCGGTTTGAGCCTGGGGCGATCGCCAAAACCGATCAAAGACGTGGGGCAGTTCCTCCGGAGCAATGCCAGTGCCGGTGTCGGTGACCGCAATCCAGACCTGGTTGCCAGCGGCCTGGGCGCTGAGGGTAATGTGCCCCTGGCGGGTGTGCTTGATGGCGTTGCCCAGCAGGTTGACTAGAATTTGCTCCAGGCGATCGCCGTCGGCCAGCACCGGGGCCACATCGTCGTCGCAGCGCCAGCCCAACTGGGGGCCGTCTTCAGCGATCTGGCTGTCAAAGCGCAACAGCAGTTTTTCAAACAGGGGGGGCAGGGCGATCGCCTGCAACTCCAGCGGCAGCTGTCCCGCCTCGGCCTTTGAGAGCTCTTGCAGGTCATTCACCAGGCGCTCCAGCCTGCGGGTTTCGCGCACCAGCAGGTGGGTGGTTGCCGGGGTGAGCGCCTGGGACGACGCCTCTGACTCCTCCAGGTAACCCCGCACAATAGTCAGGGGCGTTCTCAGTTCGTGGGTCAAGTCTTCGATCAGCTCCCGCCGCCGTTCTTCCACATCTTGCAGGCTCAGGGCTAGACGGTTAAAGCTGCGGCTCAGCCGGGCCAGCTCGGGAATCTCGCTGCGGGGCACCTGCTCAGACCAGTTACCCGCCGCAAACTGACGGGTAATGCGCTCCATCTCGGTCAGAGGCTGGGTGATGCGGCGGGCCACCCAGTAGCTCAGCGCCGCCGCCGTCAGCCCGCCAACCGCGAGCGCCAGGGCTGTACTGCCACTCCAGGCGTTTTCAAACCCCCACAGCAGCTCTTCCCGTAGCTCATTAACCACCCGCCCCACGGTCGCCATCTGGTCTAAGTGGCCCGAAAACAGATGGTGCGACGCGGCCCGGCTAATCACGATAAAGCTGCCCACCCCCACCAGCATGACCACCAGGTGAGAGAAAAACAGCCGCCCTTGGAGCCCCACCCGCATCAAGCGTCATCCTCAAATTTGTAGCCCATGCCCACCACCGTTTTGATGAACTGGGGTTGCTTAGGATCGAGCTCGATCTTTTTTCGCAGGCGGGCCACGTGGGTGTCCACCACCCGTTCTTCGCCAAAAAAGTCGTTACTCCAGAGCTTTTCCACCAGGTAGGCGCGGCTCCAGGCGCGGCCTGGATGGCTGAGAAAGGTGGCCAGCAGATCGAACTCGATGGTGGTCAGATCGAGTTCCTGGGCGTGGCCATCGACCAGGTGGGTGGCTATATGGCGATCCAGGTCGAGGGTAAAGTGGGCGGTGCGATAGATCTGGCTCTGGGCCTCCTGGCGCAGGCTGCGGCGCAGCAAGGCACGGACGCGGGCCACCAGTTCGATGGGGCTAAAGGGTTTGACCAGGTAGTCGTCGGCCCCGGTGGACAGGCCAATCACCCGGTCAAGGTCTTCTCCCTTCGCGGTCAGCATCAAAATGTAGGGGTCGTAGGTGCCCGCCGCTTTGCGAATGCGAGTGCAGACCTCCAGGCCGTCTATGCCTGGCAGCATCCAGTCGAGGATGACCAACTGGGGCTGGTGGGTTTGCACCTGGCGCAGGGCATCGGAGCCGTCGCGGCTGTGCAGGCAGGCAAACCCTTCTTTTTCTAACAGCTGTTGGATGAAGCGAGCAATTTCGGCCTCGTCTTCCACGATTAAGATGGTTTGCGCCATTGCCTACACTGCGGGGCTAATCGGTAGTTGTGGATGCAAATACCCTAGCACTGCGGGGGCGAGAGCAGGCCTGCCGCTGCTGTTGGTGCGTACCCACGGCCTACCGCATTCGCTTGATGGCTCGCTGACGAGGCTTTTTCAAGACAAGCTTGACCCCTACGACCTCATCTCCTTCCCCTAGGTAGAAAACGGCCAGGGCACCTCCTCAACTGGCGAAAAGCTGAGCCAGTTGGACGACCCTACGACCGTCGCGATCGATTGTTTTACGACACCGCCGCCAAACGCTCAATACCTAAACCCATCTCCACCTAGAAAATAGCCAGAACAGGTGCGTCAAGCGAAGCAGTAACGCACCTGTTCTGGCTATCTGTTTAGAATGGGGCTATCGCTATGCTTGTCCCCAGAGTTCTCGCACACCTGCTTCGGGTAGCCAGCTGGCAATTTCCTGAATCCGATCTTCCGAGAGTTCGGCCTTTGTTGCAGAAAAAACGGCTTTTACTGCTTGCTTACAGGCCGCTGCTCGGGCTTCAGGGCCTTCGGGAGTTCTTTCTAGCCCACCTTCGTTGGCGGCTCGAAAAAAGAAGCGATCGGAGTCAATTTTGAAGATGCCAGGCCCTTGCCAAGGTGGACGCACTCGGCTGAGAAAGCCCACTAGGGGATTGGTGTCTTTCCATAGCTCAGTGACCTCCACTTGCAGCGTCTTGTCCTGGGTGGGTATGGCCTCTTCGTGCAGTTCATCGGCCACGCGATCGGCGGCTTCAGTTGTCATGAGATCACGCATGATGCGAAACACAACTTCAGTGAAGTCTCTGGCCTCGTAGGGGTCAGAGAATCCCCCGTCCGCCATAACCTTTGCTAGAAAAGGCCGATCCCGATCGGCGATCGCAGAGCGGGAGTTTTTGGCTTCGGTGGTATCAGCCGCCACTGGGCTACGTTCTGTCGTTTTATCTACCATTCTCGCTTCCTTTACTGCTGAGCAGTAGTCTTGACCTGAGTAAAGGTTACGAAAGTTTAAGCATCTGAGCGTCTCTCAGAAGTTCAGGCGCAGCCAGGTCAGAAGATAGAGTTTTGGCCAAAGCTGGCGGTAGATGTTAGGCGCTGTGATCGCAGCAGGAATGGACTGCTTTGTCTGCCCCAGGGTTTCTCCATGCCAGGTCAGGCGAAGGGAAATGGTTTCCAGGGAATCCATTCGGCCCAGAGTTGGGCCATGGTGCCATCGGCCAGGGCGGCGGCGATCGCGGCATTGAGTGTGGCATTCAGCGTGGGGTTGGCCTTGGGGGTGGCGATCGCAAAGGGCACCCGCGTCGGCAGGGTGAAGGCAATCTCCAGCGCGTCGTCCTCCTCAGCGGCCACCACCAGCACCAGTTCGTCGTCGATCAGCGCGTCGATATCCCCCGCTCGCAGAGCCGCCAGCATCTCCGGCAGCACCTGGTCGCTGCCGGGATAGGGCACCGCTGTCGCCCCAGGGAACCCATCGACCAGGGCGATGTTGGTGCTGTCTGCCAGGCCGCCCACCCGCTTGCCCGCCAGATCGTCTACAGAGGTAATGCCGCTGCCTTTTTTCACCAGTACCGCCTCGTCAAACAGGCCGTAGGGCTGGGTAAAACCCACTACCTGAAGGCGTTCGGGGGTAATCGCCTGGTTAAACCACACTGCATCGTAATGGCGGGTGCCGAGGCAGGTGTAGAACTCGGCCATGGGCAGGTTGTGCCACACCGGAGTCAGCCCCAGGGACTGGCAGATGGCGCGGGCCAGCTCGGGTTCGTAGCCAGTGCGGTGGCCGTCGGCGGTCAAAAAGCTCATGGGGCGGGCATCAAAGTCGCTGGCGGCGATGTGCAGCACACCCGGCTCAACGGTCAGCCCGGTCAGAGATTCGGCAGCGGGTAACGGAGGACACATAATCTTTGGGGGGAGAACTTATTATGACAAGTACATCCGGCTCCCCCAATTTTGTCAACCAAGTCGCGTCACATTCTGCCCCATAGGTTGTGTGAACCCCCATGTAGAGATTTGGTGGTTGTTGGGTTCCGCTAGCGCTCTACCCAACCTACGGAACTGGGCGGGCAAGTCGCTATCGGTAGGGTGGGTACTGACCACTACCCTCAGGTTCTCTGTCAATCAAGCGTCCTATCAGCCCAGTCAAGCCTGTCCCGTTCCCTGTGTTTCCTGCACCCAGAACCTCTGTTTGCAATGGACTATCAACCGATTCAACTCACCCCCGAGCAGATTCAGCAGTTCCAGGACGATGGCTTCTTGATCCTGGAAAACTTTCTGCCACCCGACTACGCCCAGCGCCTGGCCAGCCGCCTGGAGCCGATGTTCCACGGCGAGTTTGAGACCGGCATTTTCCCCGACGAGTGGCACTGGCGACCGCGCATGAGCCTGCCCGACATCACCCGCGAGATCTGCAACGGCTGGAAGTGCGATCGCACCATCGCCAGCCTGGTGCTCTCCTCAGAAATTGGCCGCCTCAGCGCCACCCTAGCGGGGTGGGAGGGTGCCCGCATCGGCCAGGACAGCCTGTGGATGAAGCCCCCCGGAGCCCAGGCGATCGCCATGCACCAGGACGGCGTCTACATCGACTACCTGAACCCCGCCGAAATGATCACCTGCTGGGTGGCCCTCGATCGCGCCACCGCCGCCGACGGCACCCTGGTCTACGCCCGAGGCTCTCACAAGTGGCCGATCTCCCATGTAGAAGGCGAATTCCACGCCCCCACCAAAGACTACCGCTGGGCCATGCTGCAAGCCGCCGAGAATGCCGGCGTGACCGAACCGGAGTTGGTCGTCGTCGATGTGCCCGCTGGCGGCTGCGCCTTTCACCACGGGCGCACCTGGCACGGCCTCGGCCCCACCACCCGCACCGAAGGCATGTTCCGCAGCATTGGGTTGCATACCATTCCCGCCAGCGCCCAGTTTCACCCCACCAACCCCCAGGGCTACATCTACGGTCGCTATAAGCGGGTGGGCCACACCGAAATGGACGAGAGCTTTTTCCCCATTCTCTGGCGCAGCGACGGCTACCGCAGCCCCCACCTGGCGGCGTATTGCGACGACCCATTGGGGAAGGCCATGGCGATCGCCTGACGATTTTGGATTGGCGATTTTGGATTTTGGATTGTTGGCGAAGTACCCCGGCGGTGGGTTACGGCCATAGCGAAAGCGATCGCCTTCCCCAAAAGCTATCTGTGGCCTAACCCACCAAAATCCAAAATCCAAAACGTCCCTCACTCCCCCACCCCCAGGGCAGACACACGGGTCTGCCCCTACCCATTCACCCCCCACCCATCCACCAACTACTCCCCACTCCCCATGTCCACCAAAACCTGGAACGGCCTCCCCTTTACCGGCCTCAGCGAAGACTTCGACCCCCAGTGGCTGCTGACGCCCGAACAGCAGGCATTGCAGGCGAGGCTGATCGAGCTGTGCGCGCAGGTGCTCAGGCCCAATGCGATCGCCTCCGATCGCGGCCTGATCTACCCCCGCGACAATTTCAAAGCCCTGGCCTCCCTGGGATTGCTCAGTCTATTTGTGCCCAAAGCGTGGGGCGGCCTGGGCGAAAACCATGTCTGCGCCGCCATGGTGGTAGAAACCATCGCCCGCTACGGCTGCCCCAGCACAGCGATGTGCTACACCATGCACCTGGGGGCGGTGGCGGCGGCCCTGTTTCGCGCCCACGACAGTCCAGAGTTGCAGAGTTTGCTGAAGCGGTTGGACAGCGAGGTGCTGATCGGCACGCTGTCCTATTCCGATCCCGAGACGGGCTCCCACTTCTGGTATCCCGTATCGTCTAAGGCGACGGCTACCCCCGACGGCTGGCAGGTGAACAAAAAGGCGTCGTGGACGACTTCGGCGGGGTTTGCCGACTGGTACATTGTGCAGACCACCAGCCCCCACTTCAACGGCGATTTCTCTGACCTGTCCTGCTTTTTGATCTACGCCGACGAGGTGCAGGCCGAACCCCACAAATGGGACGCCCTGGGCCTGCGCGGCAACCAGTCGGGCACGCTGCTGGTGGATGGGGTGACGGTACCGCGCGATCGCATGGTTGGCCCCGAGGGCGACGGCACCGCCTCCAACGACGAAATTGTCGATCCGTTCTTTTTGCTCTGCTCGTCGGCCTGCTGGAATGGGATTGCCCTGGGGGCGATCGACATTGCCAAGGCCCACGTTACCCGCAAAAAGCACGTCGATGTGGGCATGCGCGTGGCCGACTACCCCACCATTCAGGACTACTTCGGCGAGGCAATCATGAACACCAGCGCCTGCCGCATGTTCACCTTCTCTATGGGCCAGCTGATGGATCAGCTTACCAACGGGTGCGACTGGTCAGTCCATGCGGATGTGACGGCCCTGCCCCGCGCCGCCTACCTGCACTGGTACTGGCAGATCAAGTTCGAGGCGGCCAAGAATGTGGCCCATGTCTGCGACAAAATGCTCCACGCCTGCGGCGGCTCCGGCTTTAAGAAGGATATGGAAATCGAGCGCTACCTGCGCGACGGCAAGGCGGGCTGGGTGATGGGGCCGACCAACGAGGTGCTGCGCCAGTTTGTCGGCAAGTCGGCCCTGCTGGGCTTCGACTCTTTGGACTACTGGAACCAGTCGGTGAACGAGCGAGTGCTGCACAACGAGCTGAAGAAGATGGACGCTGACGCCAAGCGCAAGCTGGCGGAGTCGCTGCTGGCAGATTTGGAGGCAGCCGAAACCGCTGCCCCCATTCCCATCGCCGCCGCGTAGGGTGGGCACCCGCTGACCCAGAACTCGGGGTTCTGCGGTAAGCCCACATCCTCTGGTACGCCCGGGCAGAACCCCGAGTTCTTTCCTGCTGACTTTCTCCATCCTGCCTATTTCCCCGTCGGGGCGCACTGCTGTGCACCCCAACCCCCGACCTAAACCAACTACCCCCTAGGAGCCGTATCCCATGACCATTGCCCAAGAACGTCCCACCGCGATCGCCGTTGCCCACCCCCTCGAACCCCTCACCCCCGAGGAGATCGCCGCCGCCGTCGCCATTCTGCGCGAGGAAAAATCCCTCGGGGCTAGCACCCGCTTTGCCACCGTCACTCTGCATGAACCGGCCAAGGAAACGGTGCTGGGCTTCAGGCCGGGGGATGCGATCGTGCGCGAGGCCTTTGCGATCATTCTCGATAACGCGACGGCCCAGACCTACGAGGCGATCGTCTCGCTCACCGAGGGTACTGTCATCTCCTGGCAGCACATTCCCGGCGTGCAGCCGCCGATCATGCTGGATGAGTTTATTGAGTGCGAGAACGCGGTCAAGGCCTGCCCGGAGTTTATTGAAGCGATCGCCAAGCGTGGCATCACTGACCCCAGCCTGGTCATGGTCGACCCCTGGTCGGCGGGCAACTACGGCCTTGCCGACGAAGACGGCGTCCGCCTCTCCCGCGCCCTCTGCTGGGTGCGGGCCAACCCCACCGACAACGGCTATGCCCGCCCCATCGAGGGCGTCATTCCCGTGGTGGATCTCAACAAAATGGAAGTGGTGCGGGTGGAGGACCACGGCGTCGTGCCCCTGCCGCCCCAGGCCGCTAACTACTCCCAGGAGTACATCAAAAACTTCCGCACCGACCTCAAGCCCCTGGAAATCATTCAGCCCGAAGGCCCCAGCTTCACTGTCGAGGGCCACCAGATTTCCTGGCAAAAGTGGAAAATGCGCATCGGCTTCACCCCCCGCGAGGGGCTGGTGCTCTACACCGTCTCCTACACCGACGCGGGCGAAGAGCGCCCCATTCTCTACCGCGCCTCGCTATCAGAAATGACCGTGCCCTACGGCGACCCCCAGCCCCACCACTACCGCAAAAACGCCTTCGACGTAGGCGAGTACGGCGTCGGCACCCTGGCCAACTCCCTCAAGCTGGGCTGCGACTGCCTGGGCGAAATCTACTACTTCGACGCTTTCATGACCAACTCGCGCGGCGAGGTGGCCCAGATTGAGCACGCCGTCTGCCTCCACGAAGAGGACTTTGGCATTCTCTGGAAGCACGTGGACTGGCGCACTGACGAGACTGAAGTGAGGCGATCGCGCCGCCTAGTGGTCTCCTTCATCGCCACCGTGGGCAACTACGAGTACGGCTTCTTCTGGTACTTCTACCAGGATGGCACCATCCAGTACGAGGTCAAGCTGACGGGCATGCTCAGCACCGCCGCTGTCCCCCCCGGCGAAGTGCCCAAGTACGGCACTCTGATCGCCCCCCAACTCTACGCCCCCGCCCACCAGCACATCTTCAACGTGCGCATGGATATGTGCATCGACGGCATGCAAAACTCGGTGTATGAGGTGGACGTAGAACCGGAGGAAGACGAAACCCTCAACCCCTACGGCAACGCCTTCTACGCCAAATCCACCCTGCTTGCCACCGAGCAGCAGGCCCAGCGCCTGATCGACCCCATGAAGGCCCGCTACTGGAAGATCGTCAACCCCAACGAAACCAACGCCGTCGGCTACCCCACCGCCTATAAACTGATGCCCGGCGAAAACACCCTGCCCCTGGCTCGCCCCCACGCCAGCGTGATTAAGCGCGCCACCTACATGACCAAGCACCTGTGGGTGACCCCCTACGCCCCGGACGAAAAGTTTCCGGCGGGCAACTACCCCAACCAGCACCCCGGCGGCGACGGCCTGCCCCAGTGGACGGCGGGCGATCGCCCGGTGGAGAACACCGACCTGGTGGTGTGGTACACCTTTGCCCACACCCACATTCCCCGCGCTGAAGACTGGCCGGTGATGCCCACCGCCTACGTGGGCTTTATGCTCAAGCCGCTAAATTTCTTTGACGAAAACCCCGCCAACGACGTACCCCCCGCCGCCAGTAAACACAGCTGCTGCAACTGATCGGCCTTCAGTATTTCCATGATTTACTATGGGAATGCTGAGGTCACTGTTTCTGGGGCGCTGTGATGACAGCCCAATCGCAAGCTGAACCTACGTTACGAGAGCTTGCCGACAAGATCGACAAGCTCTCTACCGATGTTGAGCGCTCTAACGGCAAGTTTGATAACTACCAAAAGGCTACCCAATGGGTGGTGCAACTGGCGTTTACGCTGATTGCCAGCGCCACTCTCACAGTGATTCTTTCTACGGTATTTAAGCAATAGTGTGCTCGTCAACAGCTTTGAACGGCACAATGACGAGTCTCGTCGCAGTTCGTGGGTTTCATTTGGCGATGCTAAAATGCGGCTATGAACACAGCACATCCAGATATCGTGGTCGTCGGCCCTGATGGGGAGTACCTGATGATCGTCGAGGTCAAGCTCGGCGACAGTAGCTCTCGACGACAAGAAGCTTTTAGGCAAATGAAGCACCTGATGGCTTCTATGGGCTGTTCTGTGGGCCTAGTTGTACTGGGTGAGTATGTTTTTCTTCTCCGTGATTCTTTAGAAAAGTCACACGGTGAATCGATTGATGTGGTTGGTGAAGCGAAGCTTCCAGATTCTCTACTGCCCTCAGCCGATGAGTCTTGGGGAGGTGTTCGCAGTCTTGAGTTTGAGGCGCGGGTTCAACAGTGGCTTGAAAAGCTAAAGCACACTGCTAATTCAGACGTGTTGCCAGATGATTTAGGAGAGCTTTTGGGAGAGCCAATCCTAAGTCTCATCCGAATTGGTGAAGTTAGAGCTGCTGGCCCCAGGTGGAGTAGACTTGCCAGTAAAATGGCTGTCAATGTATAGGTTGGACGGCATGACAGCAAAACTAAATACAGCAACTACATAATAATAAATGTCCACTACGTTTCACTCAACCCACTTCTGCGATTGACTTCTTAATGGCATGAATCAGCGCTTGTCGATGTCTTTACATCCAACCTGAGTAACTTCGGTCAATTTGCTGTACTCGAATCACTGGATTGCTTGTGTGGAAGTACTTTATGACAACCTCTCAATGTGCTTGAGTTGAGGGATCAAACAAGTCATAATACTAGTGTCCGGGATCTAGCCTTGAGGATCAAGGCCAAACCACCCTATAGTTGGGGATTTGAAGGATGGCTACGCTAACTAGAAGAGCTAAGAGTAAATCAGCTAGAGGACTAGCTCTTTCCAGCTCACTGAAGGGGCGTGAACCTGAAGCCATTAATACCGAGGCTTTGAGAGGTATCATCTCTTACCTTAGCTACTTATATTCCGAAGGCGAAATTAGCGATAAAGCCTACAAAGCTCTTGTTTCGCAAGTATTATCTACTTTTGTCGAGAACTCGATCCGGTTTAAGATTGAACGGATTCTAGATAAGCTTGATCAAGAGCTTGAAAAAGCTGAAGAAGTGCTTTTGGATGATATTTTAGTTTAAATTTTGCTTGAAGAATGAAGAAAGGCTATTTACATGGGAAATGATGACTTCTCAGAAAAGCAGATTGCTCCAAGTTCTGCTAGGTCTGAGGAAGAAGCCAAGTCAAAATTAGATGAGCAAGAAGAAGACAGTAGAGAGGCTATACCAGCTGAAGTAGCCGAAGCTCTTGAAGAACTACCTCCCGAGCAAAGACGGATGGTATCTTCTATGTTTCTCTCAATGA comes from the Nodosilinea sp. PGN35 genome and includes:
- a CDS encoding ABC transporter substrate-binding protein, whose translation is MCPPLPAAESLTGLTVEPGVLHIAASDFDARPMSFLTADGHRTGYEPELARAICQSLGLTPVWHNLPMAEFYTCLGTRHYDAVWFNQAITPERLQVVGFTQPYGLFDEAVLVKKGSGITSVDDLAGKRVGGLADSTNIALVDGFPGATAVPYPGSDQVLPEMLAALRAGDIDALIDDELVLVVAAEEDDALEIAFTLPTRVPFAIATPKANPTLNATLNAAIAAALADGTMAQLWAEWIPWKPFPFA
- a CDS encoding acyl-CoA dehydrogenase family protein translates to MSTKTWNGLPFTGLSEDFDPQWLLTPEQQALQARLIELCAQVLRPNAIASDRGLIYPRDNFKALASLGLLSLFVPKAWGGLGENHVCAAMVVETIARYGCPSTAMCYTMHLGAVAAALFRAHDSPELQSLLKRLDSEVLIGTLSYSDPETGSHFWYPVSSKATATPDGWQVNKKASWTTSAGFADWYIVQTTSPHFNGDFSDLSCFLIYADEVQAEPHKWDALGLRGNQSGTLLVDGVTVPRDRMVGPEGDGTASNDEIVDPFFLLCSSACWNGIALGAIDIAKAHVTRKKHVDVGMRVADYPTIQDYFGEAIMNTSACRMFTFSMGQLMDQLTNGCDWSVHADVTALPRAAYLHWYWQIKFEAAKNVAHVCDKMLHACGGSGFKKDMEIERYLRDGKAGWVMGPTNEVLRQFVGKSALLGFDSLDYWNQSVNERVLHNELKKMDADAKRKLAESLLADLEAAETAAPIPIAAA
- a CDS encoding cell wall metabolism sensor histidine kinase WalK; its protein translation is MRVGLQGRLFFSHLVVMLVGVGSFIVISRAASHHLFSGHLDQMATVGRVVNELREELLWGFENAWSGSTALALAVGGLTAAALSYWVARRITQPLTEMERITRQFAAGNWSEQVPRSEIPELARLSRSFNRLALSLQDVEERRRELIEDLTHELRTPLTIVRGYLEESEASSQALTPATTHLLVRETRRLERLVNDLQELSKAEAGQLPLELQAIALPPLFEKLLLRFDSQIAEDGPQLGWRCDDDVAPVLADGDRLEQILVNLLGNAIKHTRQGHITLSAQAAGNQVWIAVTDTGTGIAPEELPHVFDRFWRSPQAQTATMGGTGIGLAITKRLVELHGGHIEVESSLGQGSTFRFSLPQA
- a CDS encoding DUF2267 domain-containing protein, with the protein product MVDKTTERSPVAADTTEAKNSRSAIADRDRPFLAKVMADGGFSDPYEARDFTEVVFRIMRDLMTTEAADRVADELHEEAIPTQDKTLQVEVTELWKDTNPLVGFLSRVRPPWQGPGIFKIDSDRFFFRAANEGGLERTPEGPEARAAACKQAVKAVFSATKAELSEDRIQEIASWLPEAGVRELWGQA
- a CDS encoding response regulator; protein product: MAQTILIVEDEAEIARFIQQLLEKEGFACLHSRDGSDALRQVQTHQPQLVILDWMLPGIDGLEVCTRIRKAAGTYDPYILMLTAKGEDLDRVIGLSTGADDYLVKPFSPIELVARVRALLRRSLRQEAQSQIYRTAHFTLDLDRHIATHLVDGHAQELDLTTIEFDLLATFLSHPGRAWSRAYLVEKLWSNDFFGEERVVDTHVARLRKKIELDPKQPQFIKTVVGMGYKFEDDA
- a CDS encoding primary-amine oxidase, with protein sequence MTIAQERPTAIAVAHPLEPLTPEEIAAAVAILREEKSLGASTRFATVTLHEPAKETVLGFRPGDAIVREAFAIILDNATAQTYEAIVSLTEGTVISWQHIPGVQPPIMLDEFIECENAVKACPEFIEAIAKRGITDPSLVMVDPWSAGNYGLADEDGVRLSRALCWVRANPTDNGYARPIEGVIPVVDLNKMEVVRVEDHGVVPLPPQAANYSQEYIKNFRTDLKPLEIIQPEGPSFTVEGHQISWQKWKMRIGFTPREGLVLYTVSYTDAGEERPILYRASLSEMTVPYGDPQPHHYRKNAFDVGEYGVGTLANSLKLGCDCLGEIYYFDAFMTNSRGEVAQIEHAVCLHEEDFGILWKHVDWRTDETEVRRSRRLVVSFIATVGNYEYGFFWYFYQDGTIQYEVKLTGMLSTAAVPPGEVPKYGTLIAPQLYAPAHQHIFNVRMDMCIDGMQNSVYEVDVEPEEDETLNPYGNAFYAKSTLLATEQQAQRLIDPMKARYWKIVNPNETNAVGYPTAYKLMPGENTLPLARPHASVIKRATYMTKHLWVTPYAPDEKFPAGNYPNQHPGGDGLPQWTAGDRPVENTDLVVWYTFAHTHIPRAEDWPVMPTAYVGFMLKPLNFFDENPANDVPPAASKHSCCN
- a CDS encoding phytanoyl-CoA dioxygenase family protein, translating into MDYQPIQLTPEQIQQFQDDGFLILENFLPPDYAQRLASRLEPMFHGEFETGIFPDEWHWRPRMSLPDITREICNGWKCDRTIASLVLSSEIGRLSATLAGWEGARIGQDSLWMKPPGAQAIAMHQDGVYIDYLNPAEMITCWVALDRATAADGTLVYARGSHKWPISHVEGEFHAPTKDYRWAMLQAAENAGVTEPELVVVDVPAGGCAFHHGRTWHGLGPTTRTEGMFRSIGLHTIPASAQFHPTNPQGYIYGRYKRVGHTEMDESFFPILWRSDGYRSPHLAAYCDDPLGKAMAIA